Within Populus trichocarpa isolate Nisqually-1 chromosome 6, P.trichocarpa_v4.1, whole genome shotgun sequence, the genomic segment CTATTGTTGGAAAATCAGCTCCCTTTTTCAGTCTTGAAGTCATTGATGAGCTTGAAGAACGATGGAGATGATCGTGGAAAGGAAATcaatatcaatgattttcttttactCCAGATTCTCCAACAAAGTGATCAACGACGTCCAGTGTGGGTGCTCTCTTGGCTTGTTAAAGGGTATCTCCTGTTACTTCTTATATATACTTCAGTAGTTTACCCTTTCCATATTCTTCAAGGCAAggactccttttttttctcccctcttTTTGGCATCTTGGTTGCTGGCGTGATTTTTGTTTGCAAAATGGTCGCCTCGCTTATGAGGTCACTCCTATGCGGAAACAAATGGCAGGCGGCGAAATATCATTGGCCCCCTCATCAAGAGCCTGCTCATATTCTTGAACTTCTATACTCCATGTTCGTACgttctcaaaaagaaaaacataagctGTCTCTAAGAAGCTGCTGTATTTATGACTTGCCTGGGCGTCTTAGGAATTTATTTCCTAAATCCAAGCTGGGCAAACGTGGCCACAATTTGTATTATTCTGCTAAGGATCTTCAGAAGGTGGGAATCCACTTTAAGCCTAGCAAGACAAGCACTTTGATGGATGTCGAGTTCGTGTCATCAATTTTCTATGCAACATTGAAAATTCCTTCAATTACTATAGAAAAAGCAACCAGGTCCATGCTGTTGAACTTAGTGGCCTACGAAACAGCTGCTTTTCTCGATGATCTTTGGGTCACCTCTTATATATGCTTCATAGACTCGCTCATTGATGATGCTGAAGATGTGAAAGTGTTGAGGTCAAAGGGCATACTTACCAATTATCTTGGACCTGACCAGAAGGTAGCGGATCTCTTCAATCAAATTGGCCGTTCCCTAGAACCCAATGTTAGTtagtggagacaaacaatgtcccaccatatgcaagtgggaatacctaatctcccacttggcACATGGTGGAGGACACAAAGTGGAGGCAACGGTGGGCATCAATCATGCCCCTTCAATCATCAATTGTATATGTATAGCTGTGTGTGTATGAAGAACATAGAGAGAGCAGCGTGAGAAAcagagagagtagagagaacagagaagaatagagagagcttgagagagtagagttgagttgagagagttttatctcctcctcctttgtttgtattgtttgtaagcttcattaatacaaaccagtagctccgtggagtaggcaagttgccgaaccacgtaaattgtgtgtgtttgagttctggaaatttcccaacaactggtatcagagcttgttcttgacaaagagggtgtttgatccaaactcaaaaatcaaagttctccaAACGTGTTTTTGAACATACCATCGTGTAGAGGACAACCGGACGAATCCCCTGTTGCAAACCCGGCGAAGAACCGACGTCCTGCATGCCCGCACGCGCCAACACGCTCCGACGCCCAGACTGCCCACGCGCACCAACGCGCCGTACGCGCGCCACGCTCCATCTTCGCCCGGCTTCTGCAAAACGGGTCGGGCTGACCCGCCACGTCATCACAGCCGTACGGTCCACGTCCGcgtcacctgccacgtcacctgccacgtcacctGACACGTCATCTCTGAGTTTTGTTCCGATGTGTCGCAGAAGCTGATATTCTGACACGTGGCTACATCATAACCGTTGAGGGGTTTTGATCCAGTACGACGCAGGATCCAATCAATTGACACGTGGTTAAATCAGGACCACTATTGAGTATTGATCCAGTGTGACTCAGGCCATAATCTTctgacacgtggcttcatcaTAACCGTTACTGAGTTTTGATACGGTGTGACGCAGGACCTAATCTgctgacacgtggcttcatcagAACCGCTACTGAGGTTTTGATCCGGTGCGACGCAGGCGGTACTCTGGTTGACACGCGGCTGCATCTGCACCGTCCGTTAATTCAAAACTTTGATTGCTAAAATCTGAGCCATCCGAAGTCCGATTGGGGTGATCTCAGTGTCATTTCCAAGGTTTTCGGCTGTTCCGGACACATctgtaaggtcagatttggGAAATTCGAATCGGAGAAGTAGTaaaaatggcagatgaaataaaagctgcgggaattgaaaaatttgatggaacagattttggatactggaaaatgcaaattgaggattatctatatgggaagaaacttcatcttcccttgttggggagcaaaccagaaaatatgcaagaagaagattggctacttcttgatagacaagttctgggcattgtccggttatccttatcaagaagagttgctcacaatgttacgaaagaaagatccactgcaagattgatggaagccttgtctgggatgtatgagaagccatcagcaaataataaagtGCACCTGATGAAAAAGTTGTTCAACTTGAAGATGGTCGAAAACACTTCTGTGACACAACACCTCAATAACTTTAATACCATCACAAATCAATTGtcatctgttgagattgagtttgatgatgagatccGTGCACTCATTttgctagcttcacttccaagcagttgggaaggtatgaggacagccgtgagcaattcagctggaaaatccaaactgaagtatgatgacattcgagacttgattttggctgaagaagtgcgaaggaaagactcgggtgaaagttcaagctcaggatcagctctcaacatcaacactcgagggaggagacatgatagaggcttatccagaggcagatcaaaatcaagatatagaagtaaaagcaagtttggacccagaaagcaggttgaatgttggaattgtggcaaacctggtcatttcatgaggaattgcacaaaaccaaaaaaacctgaAGCTGACTCTGCAAACGCTACCACAAATGAGGTGCAAgatgctttgattcttgctgtgcatagtcttgttgatgattgggttcttgattctggtgcttcatttcactgtacaccacaccatgaaatgatgcaaaactatattgctggagatcacggtgtagtctatctggccgatggacaaccattggatattgtgggtttaggagatgtacaaatcaagacaatgaatggatctatatggaccttgcaaaatgtaaggcatgttcctgatctaaagaagaagctgatctcggtcggacaacttgatgatagtggtcattcaatccttttttctggaggtatgtggaaggtatcaaagggagcaatggttttggctcgtggaaagaaaaccggtaccctgtatatgaccacaagatttgcagatattattgcctctactgaagcagaaaatcaagcacatctatggcactgtagactcggccatatgagtcaaaaggggatgaagatacttcagtcgaagggaaagctggcagaattaaaaaatgtcgatctagacatttgtgaaagctgtgttcttggaaaacagaaaaagatcAGTTTCTTGAAGGTTGGCAGGACTttaagaccaagaaagctagagctggtacacacagatttatggggaccgtctccagtagcatctcttggaggttctcgatattacgtgactttcattgatgatttcagcaggaaggtatgggtttactttctgaaaaataaatctgatgtgtttgaaacattcaagaaatggaaggctatggttgagactgaatcaggtctaaagttgaaatgcttaagatctgataatggaggagaatacattgatggaggtttcaaggagtattgtgctgtcaatggtatcagaatggaaaagaccgttccaggcacaccgcaacagaatggcgttgctgaacggatgaacaggaccatcaatgaacgagctagaagcatgaggttgcaTTCAGGGTTACCTCAAACATTCTGGGCCGACGCAGTTCATACCgcagtttacttgatcaaccgtggaccatcagttcctttggagttcagactgcccgaggaagtatggagaggaaaagaggtacaactctctcatttaaaggtctttgggtgtgtttcctatgttcatatagattctgatgctcgcaacaagttggatgccaaatccaagaaatgtttcttcatcggctatggagatgaagaatttggatatcggttctgggatgatcagaatagaaagattatcagaagcaggaacgtgatcttcaatgagaaagttctgtacaaagacagatcaagtgcagaaacagataaggctgattcagatacaagtccacaaggatctgaattcataagattagaaggccttcccgatgttactgagcagaacaacaatcaagagcctttacaagaagactcaagcatatctgtacccgctactacacaagaagaagcggagcaaattgaaccagctgttcgcaggtcttcgaggacgataaagcccccgcaacggttcacacttttactgaattacattttgttgacagatggtggtgaaccgctaacttatgaagaatccttacaagatggaaactcaagcaagtgggagttagccatgaaggatgagatgagttcgttgctgaagaacaagacttgggagctaaccacactgcctgaaggaaagaaggctttacaaaacaagtgggtttacagagtgaagactgagcatgacgg encodes:
- the LOC18099825 gene encoding retrovirus-related Pol polyprotein from transposon TNT 1-94 encodes the protein MADEIKAAGIEKFDGTDFGYWKMQIEDYLYGKKLHLPLLGSKPENMQEEDWLLLDRQVLGIVRLSLSRRVAHNVTKERSTARLMEALSGMYEKPSANNKVHLMKKLFNLKMVENTSVTQHLNNFNTITNQLSSVEIEFDDEIRALILLASLPSSWEGMRTAVSNSAGKSKLKYDDIRDLILAEEVRRKDSGESSSSGSALNINTRGRRHDRGLSRGRSKSRYRSKSKFGPRKQVECWNCGKPGHFMRNCTKPKKPEADSANATTNEVQDALILAVHSLVDDWVLDSGASFHCTPHHEMMQNYIAGDHGVVYLADGQPLDIVGLGDVQIKTMNGSIWTLQNVRHVPDLKKKLISVGQLDDSGHSILFSGGMWKVSKGAMVLARGKKTGTLYMTTRFADIIASTEAENQAHLWHCRLGHMSQKGMKILQSKGKLAELKNVDLDICESCVLGKQKKISFLKVGRTLRPRKLELVHTDLWGPSPVASLGGSRYYVTFIDDFSRKVWVYFLKNKSDVFETFKKWKAMVETESGLKLKCLRSDNGGEYIDGGFKEYCAVNGIRMEKTVPGTPQQNGVAERMNRTINERARSMRLHSGLPQTFWADAVHTAVYLINRGPSVPLEFRLPEEVWRGKEVQLSHLKVFGCVSYVHIDSDARNKLDAKSKKCFFIGYGDEEFGYRFWDDQNRKIIRSRNVIFNEKVLYKDRSSAETDKADSDTSPQGSEFIRLEGLPDVTEQNNNQEPLQEDSSISVPATTQEEAEQIEPAVRRSSRTIKPPQRFTLLLNYILLTDGGEPLTYEESLQDGNSSKWELAMKDEMSSLLKNKTWELTTLPEGKKALQNKWVYRVKTEHDGSKRFKARLVVKGFQQKKGIDYSEIFSPVVKLTTIRVVLGIVAAENLHLEQLDVKTAFLHGDLEEDIYMQQPEGFAMQGKENQVCKLQKSLYGLKQAPRQWYKKFDNFMCSSGYTRCQADHCCYVKHFDNSYIILLLYVDDMLIAGSSIEEIDKLKQQLSKQFEMKDLGAAKQILGMRIFRDKDKGVLKLSQTEYVKKVLSRFSMDNTKPVSTPLGNHFKLSKDQSPKTEQECGYMDKIPYASAIGSLMYAMVCTRPDIAHAVGVVSRYMSNPGKQHWEAVKWIMRYLKGSSETCLSFTAGGLKLEGFVDADLAGDVDSRKSTTGYVYTLGGTAVSWSSTLQKIVALSTTEAEYVAVSESAKEIVWLQSFLKELGKLNGKGTLYSDSQSAIFLAKNPAFHSRTKHIQIKYHFIRQLLDDEQLMLEKVCGSKNPADMLTKGVTLDKLKLCKTSVGLQG
- the LOC7473573 gene encoding uncharacterized protein LOC7473573; translation: MAEMQLNEIRVDPLTNRQEDPLSNRPEQGSKMAMSEIQGTSSQTNERSLWLSGIMRGVEGAKTKQRYSGPMIPKVPDKLKHENKECYKPSVVSIGPYHYKDRQNKLHEVEKLKVQMAREFVLDSKIKDIEILYSEVAKVAENAKRFYEGSSISCFDDEQFTRMMFLDGCFILQFIRGVMDNKLDMSDQQIILVKQDLLLLENQLPFSVLKSLMSLKNDGDDRGKEININDFLLLQILQQSDQRRPVWVLSWLVKGYLLLLLIYTSVVYPFHILQGKDSFFFSPLFGILVAGVIFVCKMVASLMRSLLCGNKWQAAKYHWPPHQEPAHILELLYSMFVRSQKEKHKLSLRSCCIYDLPGRLRNLFPKSKLGKRGHNLYYSAKDLQKVGIHFKPSKTSTLMDVEFVSSIFYATLKIPSITIEKATRSMLLNLVAYETAAFLDDLWVTSYICFIDSLIDDAEDVKVLRSKGILTNYLGPDQKVADLFNQIGRSLEPNVS